The Montipora foliosa isolate CH-2021 chromosome 6, ASM3666993v2, whole genome shotgun sequence genome includes the window ATCTTTATGTGCTATTTTTGGTCTGTTGACAGCTCCCGCAGGGATACAGCAAGAATGATGGGCATAAACAAAAATCTTGTGTGTAGGGTATTTCGTTGCCTTGAGGACGTTTGCTCAAGAGATCTGGAGGTGAACCCAATCATTCCTTTTGTTGGTACGTCTGTTGTAAAGTGCGACGAAAGCAAATTCAATCATAAAGCTAAGGTAAAGTTCTTGGTTTTTGTAGATTACTGTAGTTATCGTATACTAGTCGGGAACGATAGACAGTAGGGGAGAGAAACAATGAGCATAAGTGCCACACACACCTAACGCATGTAGGCACCCTGAAATAGGTTTACCCAGATGGTGACAAATCGTTTCGTTATTATATCAGTTATTATCAGGATACTTTGCTTGTGTTTTGGTTCCTTTCGATTGCAAAAGGTTAAAATCGAGCACTCTTTGATTCAGTTCAACAGGGGAAGAAGGGCAGCAGACTTGTGGGTGTTTGGAGTCATCAGTTGTGCGACTCAACCTGCGAGGGGATACTACCAGGTAGTGGATAGAAGAGATCGCGAAACTCTCCTTCCAATATTGGCCCAATGTCTTCAACCAGGGAGCGAGGTTCACACCGACGACTGGGGTGCATACTACAACCTCACCAGGCACTTGCCCATCCATGTGGCGCGACACAGGGTTGTAGTACACGCGGATAATTTTGTAGATCCCGTAAGTGGAATACACACTCAAGAGGTTGAATCGGCTTGGGCGAACCTGAAACTTGCCGTGAAGAAGAAAAGGGGCATCAATCGCGAGGATCTCCAATCCTTTTTAAACGACCGAATGTGGAGGGAGTGGAGAGGTGGCGAAAACATCATTACGAGCTTTTGGCCAGTGTTAGCCTCGCAATATCCCAACTCCGTTTGTTGATTATTAGTCAGCACCTAAGGATCTGGAGACCTCTAGCTGTTACCGCAATATTAGCAGTCGAAGTTGATGCCCATTTTTTGTAATCCTTCGAATACCAATATTAGAAGATGAGACTTTCTCATTTACACTGGGACAAACGGCTTGGCAAAAGATtcgaataagaaaaaaaaaaacttctggttgccgtccgtaACGGAAAATCGGCTTTGCTTTATCTCCCTAACAATTGCGAAATATGTattattagagagcttaagcacgcgcgtttttgagaagcGGACAACACCCGGAAGAAAACATTTTGCGTGCCAGGGCTTTAGTGTCTCcaagatttttatactaatcatatctaatggagaaaagatattcaacaatgtaaatgtggttttgtAAAGACGAGTTAAACGGGTGCTTGCAAAAGGGATTGCAGCTCTGGTAATAAGTTGAGGTCATAAAGGGGCTGGTATTATGGGTCTAATATGAAGGGCACCGGATATTCACAATTTCACAGTAATATCGCAGTAAAGCTACAactgactcttttttttttttgttcgcctttttctttttttgcgcgCGGCTTCACTAAACTTAATTTTAAGGCCCCCAAAATCTCATTGTGATTTTAAGTAATCCTCCCAATGAAAAGCACATTCTTCTATATATCTATATAATTCAATGGTTTTAGCAGGGCGCAGGTTTTAGCTGTAGTGAAATGTCTTGCAAAAGACCAAGCATCTGATTACTGTTGATCAACGTGCTTATAGAAAGAAACTAGAAAGGAAATTTATAGTTGTTTTGTATCCAAAACGGAGGATGTCTTTCGCAGGGTGCAGCTAGCAGGTCGCAGGTTGCGGGGACAGTGACatgatgaaatgaaacaatatcagtcgtactttatttaagtgAAATTCACACCTACAACCTGAAACCTGAGAATATATTACAATgcaaaaaggggaaaaaacccccccccaaaaaaaaaacaaaaaaaggaaaatgtaagGGATATGAAAGATGTAAG containing:
- the LOC138008787 gene encoding uncharacterized protein; translation: MVMVEKSEAHIDGFQCSRRDTARMMGINKNLVCRVFRCLEDVCSRDLEVNPIIPFVGTSVVKCDESKFNHKAKFNRGRRAADLWVFGVISCATQPARGYYQVVDRRDRETLLPILAQCLQPGSEVHTDDWGAYYNLTRHLPIHVARHRVVVHADNFVDPVSGIHTQEVESAWANLKLAVKKKRGINREDLQSFLNDRMWREWRGGENIITSFWPVLASQYPNSVC